The region GGAAATGAAAAGTATGAAATCAGAAATGCATAGTCGATTTGACACTATAGAAACAAAACTGGAAGGTGTTGGGAGCCAGTTTGAATTAACAAACGAATCGAGCATCAATGAAATGGATTTTATTGTTTACAAAGTAAATAAAATGGAGAAAGAACTTTATATTTTAAAAAACAAATATAATAACTAGAGAGTGCATAAATACGCACTCTTTTTTATTAAGTAGACCTTTGATCAATGTTAAGCTATCGGGCGCATATCAGGAATAATAATTTGCGCTCGTATTTACATAAAAGTCATATTGACGAACGATGTACTAAGGAGGAATTGAAATGAGTCAAATACACGAAACGGAGTACTGTGTTATTAAAGAAAGTGCAGAATTAGACCTCGGTGATAGCAGAGTTGCAGCAATCGAACGTCCTTTGGATGTTACATATGAAGAACTGAAAAAACTGATGCACTTAGCACGAGAAAAGAATATCATGTATTAAACTAACGGGCGCTAATCTTTAATAAGAATTAGCGCCATATTGCATATAGGTGGCTAAGAATGGAGGGTTTAAGCAATCGTGAAGAAATCCGCCAACCATGTATGTGGTATGCTTAAAGAAACAATTAGAAAGGAGCTTTTATATGGGGAAAGTTGTTATTGATATGTCAATTTCACTTGATGGATTCGTCGCTGGACCAAATGATAACCCCAAGCAACCTTTAGGAGAAAATGCGGAGGTTTTACATAATTGGTTGTTTTCGGGAGATCAAGTCAGTCAGGTAAATGAGTTTTTTAAGCTTTCTGAAGCAAATCGAGTAGTACATGATAAATCTTTAATAAATGCTGGGGCAATGATCGTTGGACGAGGAACGTACGATATTGTCAATGGGTGGGGAGGTAGTCACCCGAACAAAGGTGTTCCTGTATTTGTTGTAACGCATAGAGGACCTGAAACTATTGCAGAAGGTACAACACCTTTTACTTTTGTATCAGATGGTGTCGTGTCTGCCGTTAAGAAAGCTAAAGCTGTATCGGGTGATAAGGAAATAGGTGTTGCAGGTGCGAATATCTCGCAACAATGTTTGAAAGCAGGTCTTGTTGATGAAATATTTGTGCATATTGTTCCTGTGACTTTGGGAAAAGGAAAGCGACTCTTTGAAGAATTTACATCACTTGAAATTGTTGAAGTTATAAATGCGTCTGATGTGACACACATTCGGTATAAGGTTATTCAATAAAAGACAAATGTGAAGTTATATGAACTAGAAACCTTATCACCGGTCGGGCGCTTTCTCTGAATAAAACTGCGCCCGTATTTCGTATTAAGACCATATTGTAGAATTAAAGTCAAATAGTTTGATTAAGACAAGCTATAATTATTATCATTCAATTTTTTGTTAAGGAATTTCCTCTCTAAAAAATCAAAAAATTCTTTATTGTCTATAGTGAGATAGTATATAATGACTGGGAGTCTAAACGGGAGAGAAGATGGGGTTTTATTTATATGGCACAAAAGCAAGGGGCAGGTAAAAAGCTGGTTTTATTGGATTTGGTTTTTTATGTGGTATTTCCTTATATCATATGGGAGTATGGAAGGGATCCTTTTGGAGATTATGCAGCAATGCTGATCTCAACAATTCCAGGATTTGTTTATACTATTTATCGATTTGTTTTGGAAAAGCAGTTTAATATTACGGGAATATTTATTATCAGTGCATTAGCATTGGGAACTACTGTTGATCTGCTATCAGGGTCAGCCGAGCAGATGTTGTGGAATGGAGTATATTTAGGTTTGTTTTATGTGGTTATTCACTTTGTTGCTCTGATGATTAAGCGTCCTTTTGCCTTATACTTTGCTATCGACTTTGCATATTTGCAGGGCCATGCACGAAAGGATAGTACAACATTATTTTTTCAAAAAGAAATTTTTAAATGGTTTCAATTCATTCAGACAATTTTCATTGTAAGGGGTCTTTTTATGGCAGGGTTAAAAGTATTCCTGCTGCAAAAGTACGGTGTTGATGGTTATGATGAGCTGCTGATATATAGGCAGCTTGCAGGTTGGTTTTTTGGAATTTTGATTATGGGTATGTTCATTTATACAAATGTTCCGATACAAAGGTTTTTAAATAGACAGCAAGACAGGAAAGATTCCACATCTACTGATGAAGTTTTTTAAATACAGGGATTGGCAAATGAATAACAGTAAAGATGTTATTGTAGGTTTCATTATTTTTGAGAATTTTCAATGTCAGAGAACTCACCCTATTATTACAAGAGTTGGTTTGTCGTATTTATGTTAATTTTTTTTTCCAGTAGGACTCATTCTTATGTGGAAAGGTAATAAGTTCGGAAATACGAGTCGGATTATTATATCTGTTTTGGGATTATTACCGTTGTATCCTTTTGTACTGAAGATTAAGAAACAAATACCGGCTCAGAAGATATAATGGAAGCTGATGGAGTCAAAGAGGACATTAACGGAAGAACGAAAGAAGTGTGTATTTATAAGTAAAAATGAGATTATGAGGAAAAATTATTTTAAATATTCCTTTACAGGAATATTCCTTGTGTGGTATATTGTAATCATGGAAAAGATATTGAGTGCTATTGCCGAACCAAATAGACTAAACATCATTGGATTATTGCGCGATACCCCTTGTACAGTAGGGGAAATCGCCGAACAACTTCAACTTCGTCAGCCTCAAGTTTCCAAACACCTCCGTGTACTTAGTGAAGTCGGGCTAGTTGTAGCAGAGCCTGTTGCTAACAAAAGGATCTATAAGCTTAGGCCCCAGCCACTCATGAAGCTGGATACCTGGCTGGAGCCTTACCGTCAGATCTGGGAGGAGAGATTCGACCAATTGGACGATTATCTTGTGAAACTACAGGAAAAGGAAGATGAAGAGTAGGGAATGATATTGCAGTTAGAATTGCTGCCGTATTATTTCAAATTTAATGAAAGGAGATTTTCGTTTCATTTAAAAAAAATCTTTAGGAGGAAATTAAATGTCAGAAAACAAATTAACGTACAAAACGGAAGGCCGGACACTCGTAATGGAGAGAATGTTTGACGCACCGAGAGAACTGGTATTTAAAGCATTTTCCGAGTCTGATCATCTGGAACAATGGTGGGGGCCAGAAGGATGGGAAACCGAAAGTCGCAAATTTGAGTTTGTTCCCGGTGGTGTGTGGCATTATTGCATGCGTTGTACAGATGAAAATCAAGGAGACTTCTATGGTATGGAATCCTGGGGTAAAACAATCTACAGTGAAATCAATCCGCCTGAAACAATTGTTTACACCGATGTGTTCTCGGATGAGGAAGGTAATTCGGCTGATGGTATGCCGGCGACGCAGGTAACAATGAATTTTGTTGAGCAGGAAGAAGTAACGAAACTCATTGTGCATTCTCAATTTGAGTCAGTTGAAGCACTTCAAAAAGTTGTGGATATGGGTGTAGTGGAAGGAACTGATTCACAATACAGATGTCTTGACGATCATTTGAAACAGATTCAGCATGTGTAAGGAAGTATTAACATCAGCACAAAACAAAATTTCCGGAGATCAAGAAGAACTTGATTTCCGGAAATTGTTTTTTTAGAGATTACTTTATGTAATCCTATAGTATAACTAGATTTCCAGTTTTCCATATAAGGGCGCTTTTCCTTAATAAGCGCCCATTTTGCATATTAGGGCCAGATGTGGAACAAAAGGCAACTTAAAAAATATCCCCGGTAAATAAATTTATCCGTGCATAAAATATGGTCTGCAATTCACAAATCCTATAAACTAAGGATAAATGTAATTGAAAATAGGTGGTGAAGAAAGATATGGAGTGTTTACACAGGTCCTTGGTTACCTGAACCCCTAGTCAGTACAACAGAACAGCCTCTGGATAATATCATAAAAAGCGAAACAATTTCTTATGCCATTCTTGTTTTACTGGACCAACTGTCTCCTGTAGAAAGAGCAGTATTCGTCCTTAGAGAAGCATTTACTTATAACTATGAGAGCATTGCTGGGGTGTTGGAAAAATCAGAAGTCAACTGCAGAAAGATATACAGCCGTGCTAAACGGAAATTAAAGAATGATTTAGCTGTTCATCCTGAGAATACTGAACACGTTGATTTCCTGGCGAAAACATTCATAGAAGTATCGATGACCGGTAATTTTGATGAAATGATTAATGCTCTTGCTGAAGATGTTGTCCTTGTTACCGACGGCGGAGGAAATGTGCCTTCTGCATTATATCCAATTGTAAACAAAAAGCGCGTATTTGCCTTTATCAAAGGAGTTACCGCTAAAGCAAGCTTCGTAGGAGAACTTCTTCCGGTGATGGTCAATGGCCAAACGGGAATTTTGCAAATAAAAGACGGACAGCCTATTAGAGTCGTCAGCTTGGAAT is a window of Virgibacillus ihumii DNA encoding:
- a CDS encoding dihydrofolate reductase family protein, which gives rise to MGKVVIDMSISLDGFVAGPNDNPKQPLGENAEVLHNWLFSGDQVSQVNEFFKLSEANRVVHDKSLINAGAMIVGRGTYDIVNGWGGSHPNKGVPVFVVTHRGPETIAEGTTPFTFVSDGVVSAVKKAKAVSGDKEIGVAGANISQQCLKAGLVDEIFVHIVPVTLGKGKRLFEEFTSLEIVEVINASDVTHIRYKVIQ
- a CDS encoding VC0807 family protein, whose translation is MAQKQGAGKKLVLLDLVFYVVFPYIIWEYGRDPFGDYAAMLISTIPGFVYTIYRFVLEKQFNITGIFIISALALGTTVDLLSGSAEQMLWNGVYLGLFYVVIHFVALMIKRPFALYFAIDFAYLQGHARKDSTTLFFQKEIFKWFQFIQTIFIVRGLFMAGLKVFLLQKYGVDGYDELLIYRQLAGWFFGILIMGMFIYTNVPIQRFLNRQQDRKDSTSTDEVF
- a CDS encoding ArsR/SmtB family transcription factor, which codes for MEKILSAIAEPNRLNIIGLLRDTPCTVGEIAEQLQLRQPQVSKHLRVLSEVGLVVAEPVANKRIYKLRPQPLMKLDTWLEPYRQIWEERFDQLDDYLVKLQEKEDEE
- a CDS encoding SRPBCC family protein gives rise to the protein MSENKLTYKTEGRTLVMERMFDAPRELVFKAFSESDHLEQWWGPEGWETESRKFEFVPGGVWHYCMRCTDENQGDFYGMESWGKTIYSEINPPETIVYTDVFSDEEGNSADGMPATQVTMNFVEQEEVTKLIVHSQFESVEALQKVVDMGVVEGTDSQYRCLDDHLKQIQHV
- a CDS encoding sigma factor-like helix-turn-helix DNA-binding protein, with protein sequence MLVLLDQLSPVERAVFVLREAFTYNYESIAGVLEKSEVNCRKIYSRAKRKLKNDLAVHPENTEHVDFLAKTFIEVSMTGNFDEMINALAEDVVLVTDGGGNVPSALYPIVNKKRVFAFIKGVTAKASFVGELLPVMVNGQTGILQIKDGQPIRVVSLELDSERNNMRSIYIVSNPEKLTHISVP